The following coding sequences are from one Diospyros lotus cultivar Yz01 chromosome 7, ASM1463336v1, whole genome shotgun sequence window:
- the LOC127805661 gene encoding uncharacterized protein LOC127805661 has product MNYIQEIHDVQVRVFKWNEILDNVDELHNGLFMFKIANEVIVEFDTEDGELANHLFQLTVNYEGFTRFRLRDLSSSQSTQSVVSVALENTSCFNEQTMPRLREDISNHLLGCFKFDLQEGPVTKKPIVVVVVDVHLLSHQNGEAAEVGSEAAAGAAAPRGKLSVAEAQEIRETLMVLMEEPIRLPVKPMTRKEPTGFHEVDPAVEMKEFEGVEEEEAACAVCLEKISKGMRVATTPCSHTFHSNCLFRWLPRGSSCPLCRCSCATII; this is encoded by the coding sequence atGAATTATATTCAAGAAATTCATGACGTCCAGGTTCGAGTGTTCAAATGGAACGAAATTCTTGACAACGTAGATGAATTACATAATGGACTTTTCATGTTCAAGATCGCGAACGAGGTGATAGTTGAATTCGACACCGAAGATGGCGAACTTGCAAATCATTTATTTCAGCTTACGGTCAACTACGAGGGTTTCACCAGGTTTCGGCTCCGTGATTTGTCAAGTTCACAATCCACACAGTCTGTCGTTTCAGTAGCCTTGGAAAACACGAGCTGCTTCAACGAACAAACTATGCCACGGCTGAGAGAAGACATCTCCAATCACCTGCTTGGTTGCTTCAAGTTTGATCTCCAAGAAGGCCCTGTAACCAAGAAGCCCATCGTCGTCGTAGTGGTAGACGTTCACCTCTTGAGCCACCAGAACGGTGAAGCCGCAGAAGTTGGGAGCGAAGCTGCTGCTGGTGCGGCTGCGCCTCGTGGGAAATTGTCTGTCGCTGAAGCTCAAGAGATTCGAGAAACTTTGATGGTGCTTATGGAGGAGCCGATCCGTCTTCCGGTGAAGCCCATGACGAGGAAAGAGCCAACTGGGTTTCACGAGGTTGATCCTGCAGTGGAGATGAAGGAATTCGAGGgggtggaggaggaggaggccgCCTGTGCAGTTTGCTTGGAGAAGATTTCCAAAGGGATGAGGGTTGCAACCACGCCTTGCTCGCATACGTTTCACAGTAACTGCCTCTTCCGGTGGCTGCCACGCGGAAGTTCCTGCCCCTTGTGCCGATGTTC